In Carassius gibelio isolate Cgi1373 ecotype wild population from Czech Republic chromosome B4, carGib1.2-hapl.c, whole genome shotgun sequence, one DNA window encodes the following:
- the LOC127956474 gene encoding FYVE, RhoGEF and PH domain-containing protein 6 isoform X1, producing MSTGMKKPPVAPKPKLVQSQKPSPPPIAPKPEILLPSPSPTAHNRGKPAVAPKPCLPKAPQKPLQPRQDPCKTQHPPVSKNGGPALLSSHLSHYIIPPSTQSHQLGNSKSDDSKEVCGTAEVGVFKEGDIPKEQLFYNDTLEHASRSEREQMHAPTDSSHASTEAQEEPNSATLEKDQAGTQKQTSVPILKNSPTESLQEWSADQKHTGNSIFSSCPSGIDSVPAPPSKPLPIPHPRRPRRALLRQNVVEIAPLDTQADTPTETPEHVQTDTLLENPQNTSKSCHTYTDTPLNLCSPKDNAENTDTESSTNTDSLHNVDSFHSAHTEDMRPDLDSTHYSVPTNGVTLASMSTAAEEGSQPPAPPLRQKSLSQMVDSSCKASTSVDNLLLHCHQDLKEVECKDEEVQDDDDDDDEDCAYGDFARYPITQSLPKQIKLSCGSQVEAITKTSLGGEEKSPKVMPKKPQRNSLPASAMLRKQNTPPLTHTPPPLPNSSPPIFRELPAPPQEKPSWRVALPNIPLFSRNQSARSNSQPQAGGLGSVFVKQRAKSFSSADLQRVDSGSESSEQLVRSDQTRRSLRKLLELRVCARLLPKLLRSGQSLDCTRTDAEYEEHEATPTNQVGPGDDEEAQDDSEADCGVEYENVPLYEEIPEYMNLPWVYSSQDVDTGVYEIQEPCEANRCSVSGDLSEDEMSSNEEDGNSSDSSKEDLSQSIDKEEVERAKRNKVVHIATEIKSSEKVFVDVLKLLHIDFRDAVAKATRASGKPPVEEKVLNQILYYLPQLYELNKDLLKELEERVAHWSDHQRLADIFVQKGPYLKMYSTYIREFDRNVALLDEQCRKNPPFASVVRQFEMSPRCANLALKHYLLKPVQRIPQYQLLLTDYLKNLPEDSSDYKDTQTALSVVKEVANHANDIMKQGDNFQKLMQVQYSLNGHHEIVQPGRVFLKEGTLMKLSRKVMQPRMFFLFNDILLYTTPVQSGQYKVNSMLSLAGMKVSKPSQEAYQNELNIESVERSFILSANSATERDEWLEAIAKAIDDYTRKKISFFSSRSQESEGISDDGLPLGSKAPIWIPDLRTTMCMICTCEFTLTWRRHHCRACGKVVCQACSSNKYYLEYLKNQLARVCDHCYIKLQHKGEQSNVTVSPSGRSSTFAFSRKQKKIPSALKEVSANTENSSMSGYLQRSKGQKKPWKRLWFVIKNKVLYTYAASEDVAALESQPLLGFFLREEKTGPAQKMQFKLYHKNTLYYIFRAEDIPTAQRWIEAFQEAMIL from the exons ATGAGTACAG GAATGAAGAAACCACCAGTTGCCCCCAAACCCAAGCTGGTTCAGTCACAGAAACCCTCACCTCCCCCCATCGCCCCAAAACCAGAGATCCTGCTGCCTTCACCCTCACCCACCGCACACAACAGAGGAAAACCTGCTGTCGCCCCCAAACCATGTTTGCCCAAAGCCCCTCAGAAACCTCTCCAGCCAAGACAAGATCCCTGCAAAACCCAACATCCCCCTGTCTCCAAAAATGGAGGTCCTGCTCTACTATCCTCACACCTGTCACATTACATTATACCACCCAGTACTCAAAGTCATCAGCTAGGTAACAGCAAATCAGATGATTCTAAGGAAGTATGTGGAACAGCAGAGGTAGGTGTTTTCAAAGAGGGGGACATTCCAAAAGAACAGTTGTTTTACAATGACACACTGGAACATGCTTCCCGATCTGAACGGGAACAAATGCATGCTCCAACAGACTCATCCCACGCTTCAACAGAGGCACAGGAAGAACCAAACTCTGCCACACTAGAAAAGGACCAGGCAggtacacaaaaacaaacatctgtgCCGATCCTAAAAAACAGTCCTACGGAAAGTCTGCAGGAATGGTCTGCAGACCAGAAACACACTGGGAACTCTATTTTTAGCTCTTGCCCCAGTGGTATTGATAGTGTTCCTGCACCCCCCAGCAAGCCACTCCCCATACCCCATCCACGACGCCCTCGGAGGGCGCTTCTTAGGCAGAATGTTGTGGAAATTGCACCTTTGGACACTCAAGCAGATACACCTACAGAGACTCCTGAACACGTTCAGACAGACACATTACTAGAAAATCCCCAAAACACTTCAAAAAGCTGTCACACCTACACGGACACACCTCTAAATTTATGTTCCCCTAAAGATAATGCGGAAAACACGGACACTGAATCCTCAACCAACACTGATTCTTTGCACAATGTAGACTCTTTTCACAGTGCACATACTGAAGACATGCGTCCTGATCTAGACTCCACCCATTATTCAGTTCCAACAAATGGTGTAACTTTAGCTTCCATGAGCACAGCTGCGGAGGAGGGGTCGCAACCTCCAGCTCCACCACTTCGACAGAAATCCCTTTCACAAATGGTTGATTCCTCATGCAAGGCCTCAACATCAGTAGACAACCTGCTTTTGCATTGCCACCAAGATCTTAAAGAGGTCGAGTGTAAAGATGAGGAGGtccaagatgatgatgatgatgatgatgaagattgtgCATATGGAGATTTTGCTCGATACCCAATAACTCAGAGTCTTCCTAAACAGATTAAGCTCAGCTGTGGATCACAAGTGGAAGCTATAACCAAGACGTCTCTGGGCGGGGAGGAAAAGTCACCGAAAGTCATGCCTAAAAAGCCCCAACGAAACAGTCTTCCCGCATCCGCCATGTTGCGAAAGCAAAATACGCCTCCGCTAACGCACACTCCTCCTCCACTTCCTAACTCCAGTCCTCCCATATTTAGAGAACTTCCGGCACCTCCTCAGGAGAAACCTTCATGGCGTGTCGCTCTTCCTAACATCCCTCTCTTCAGTAGAAACCAGTCGGCTCGCAGTAACAGCCAACCACAGGCTGGAGGTCTGGGATCTGTTTTTGTTAAACAGAGGGCAAAGTCGTTTTCCTCTGCAGATCTTCAGAGAGTGGATTCAGGATCCGAATCTTCTGAGCAGTTGGTGCGCTCCGATCAAACGCGCCGTAGCTTGCGGAAACTTCTAGAGCTGCGTGTGTGTGCACGGTTGCTTCCGAAGTTGCTTCGCAGTGGACAATCGCTGGATTGCACTCGTACTGATGCTGAATACGAGGAGCATGAAGCCACGCCCACTAATCAGGTTGGTCCTGGCGATGATGAAGAAGCTCAAGATGACAGTGAGGCAGACTGCGGAGTGGAATACGAGAATGTCCCATTATATGAGGAGATTCCGGAGTACATGAACCTGCCCTGGGTTTATTCAAGCCAGGATGTGGACACAGGCGTGTATGAAATTCAGGAACCATGTGAGGCGAACAG ATGTTCTGTGAGTGGTGATCTGTCAGAGGATGAAATGAGCTCCAATGAGGAAGATGGCAACAGTTCGGACTCCAGCAAAGAAGACTTGAGCCAATCAATAGACAAAGAG GAGGTAGAGAGGGCAAAGAGGAACAAGGTGGTCCACATCGCAACAGAGATCAAGAGCTCAGAGAAAGT GTTTGTGGACGTTCTGAAGTTACTTCACATC GATTTCCGGGATGCAGTTGCTAAAGCAACTCGTGCGAGCGGGAAGCCGCCGGTTGAGGAGAAAGTGTTGAATCAGATATTATACTATCTGCCCCAACTCTACGAACTCAATAAAGACCTACTGAAAGAGCTGGAGGAGAGAGTGGCCCACTG GTCTGATCATCAGAGATTGGCTGATATCTTTGTTCAGAAAGGTCCGTATCTGAAGATGTACTCTACCTACATACGAGAGTTTGACCGTAATGTGGCTCTGCTGGATGAACAATGTCGCAAAAATCCGCCTTTTGCTAGCGTTGTGCGTCAGTTTGAG atGAGTCCACGCTGTGCTAATCTTGCTTTGAAGCATTACCTGCTGAAACCGGTGCAGCGGATACCTCAATACCAGCTCCTgctcacag ATTATTTGAAGAACCTTCCTGAGGATTCATCTGACTATAAAGACACACAAA ctgctctcagtgtggtgAAAGAAGTGGCGAACCACGCGAACGACATCATGAAGCAAGGG GATAACTTTCAGAAGCTGATGCAGGTTCAGTACAGTCTGAACGGTCACCATGAAATCGTCCAGCCTGGCAGG GTTTTCTTAAAGGAGGGCACTCTGATGAAACTCTCCAGGAAAGTTATGCAGCCCAGAATGTTCTTCCTG TTCAATGATATTCTGCTGTACACAACACCAGTTCAGTCTGGCCAGTATAAAGTCAACAGCATGCTCTCTCTGGCTGGCATGAAG GTGAGCAAACCAAGTCAGGAGGCCTATCAGAATGAGTTAAACATAGAGAGTGTGGAACGCTCCTTCATACTGTCTGCCAA TTCAGCCACAGAAAGAGACGAATGGCTGGAAGCCATCGCTAAAGCAATAGATGACTACACCAGAAAGaagatttctttcttttccagTCGAAGCCAAGAG TCGGAGGGAATCTCTGATGATGGTCTGCCGCTGGGCTCTAAAGCTCCTATCTGGATTCCAGATTTGAGAACGACCATGTGTATGATCTGCACGTGTGAGTTCACGCTCACCTGGAGACGCCATCACTGCCGTGCCTGCGGAAAG GTGGTGTGTCAGGCGTGTTCATCCAATAAATACTACCTGGAATACCTAAAGAATCAGCTGGCACGAGTGTGTGACCACTGCTATATCAAACTACAGCACAAGG GTGAGCAATCCAATGTGACCGTTTCCCCTAGTGGGAGGAGTTCAACTTTTGCTTTTTCTAGAAAACAGAAGAAGATTCCTTCTGCCCTCAAAGAG GTGTCTGCCAACACTGAGAATTCCTCCATGAGTGGATATCTGCAAAGATCCAAAGGCCAAAAGAAACCGTGGAAGAGGCTGTGGTTCGTCATTAAGAACAAAGTCCTCTACACTTACGCCGCTAGTGAA GATGTTGCGGCATTGGAGAGTCAGCCGCTGCTGGGCTTTTTCCTCCGAGAGGAGAAGACCGGACCGGCTcaaaaaatgcagtttaaacTGTATCATAAAAACACACTTTACTACATCTTCAGAGCAGAGGACATCCCCACTGCTCAGAG ATGGATTGAAGCGTTTCAAGAGGCCATGATCCTTTGA
- the LOC127956474 gene encoding FYVE, RhoGEF and PH domain-containing protein 6 isoform X3: MSTGMKKPPVAPKPKLVQSQKPSPPPIAPKPEILLPSPSPTAHNRGKPAVAPKPCLPKAPQKPLQPRQDPCKTQHPPVSKNGGPALLSSHLSHYIIPPSTQSHQLGNSKSDDSKEVCGTAEVGVFKEGDIPKEQLFYNDTLEHASRSEREQMHAPTDSSHASTEAQEEPNSATLEKDQAGTQKQTSVPILKNSPTESLQEWSADQKHTGNSIFSSCPSGIDSVPAPPSKPLPIPHPRRPRRALLRQNVVEIAPLDTQADTPTETPEHVQTDTLLENPQNTSKSCHTYTDTPLNLCSPKDNAENTDTESSTNTDSLHNVDSFHSAHTEDMRPDLDSTHYSVPTNGVTLASMSTAAEEGSQPPAPPLRQKSLSQMVDSSCKASTSVDNLLLHCHQDLKEVECKDEEVQDDDDDDDEDCAYGDFARYPITQSLPKQIKLSCGSQVEAITKTSLGGEEKSPKVMPKKPQRNSLPASAMLRKQNTPPLTHTPPPLPNSSPPIFRELPAPPQEKPSWRVALPNIPLFSRNQSARSNSQPQAGGLGSVFVKQRAKSFSSADLQRVDSGSESSEQLVRSDQTRRSLRKLLELRVCARLLPKLLRSGQSLDCTRTDAEYEEHEATPTNQVGPGDDEEAQDDSEADCGVEYENVPLYEEIPEYMNLPWVYSSQDVDTGVYEIQEPCEANRCSVSGDLSEDEMSSNEEDGNSSDSSKEDLSQSIDKEEVERAKRNKVVHIATEIKSSEKVFVDVLKLLHIDFRDAVAKATRASGKPPVEEKVLNQILYYLPQLYELNKDLLKELEERVAHWSDHQRLADIFVQKGPYLKMYSTYIREFDRNVALLDEQCRKNPPFASVVRQFEMSPRCANLALKHYLLKPVQRIPQYQLLLTDYLKNLPEDSSDYKDTQTALSVVKEVANHANDIMKQGDNFQKLMQVQYSLNGHHEIVQPGRVFLKEGTLMKLSRKVMQPRMFFLFNDILLYTTPVQSGQYKVNSMLSLAGMKVSKPSQEAYQNELNIESVERSFILSANSATERDEWLEAIAKAIDDYTRKKISFFSSRSQE, encoded by the exons ATGAGTACAG GAATGAAGAAACCACCAGTTGCCCCCAAACCCAAGCTGGTTCAGTCACAGAAACCCTCACCTCCCCCCATCGCCCCAAAACCAGAGATCCTGCTGCCTTCACCCTCACCCACCGCACACAACAGAGGAAAACCTGCTGTCGCCCCCAAACCATGTTTGCCCAAAGCCCCTCAGAAACCTCTCCAGCCAAGACAAGATCCCTGCAAAACCCAACATCCCCCTGTCTCCAAAAATGGAGGTCCTGCTCTACTATCCTCACACCTGTCACATTACATTATACCACCCAGTACTCAAAGTCATCAGCTAGGTAACAGCAAATCAGATGATTCTAAGGAAGTATGTGGAACAGCAGAGGTAGGTGTTTTCAAAGAGGGGGACATTCCAAAAGAACAGTTGTTTTACAATGACACACTGGAACATGCTTCCCGATCTGAACGGGAACAAATGCATGCTCCAACAGACTCATCCCACGCTTCAACAGAGGCACAGGAAGAACCAAACTCTGCCACACTAGAAAAGGACCAGGCAggtacacaaaaacaaacatctgtgCCGATCCTAAAAAACAGTCCTACGGAAAGTCTGCAGGAATGGTCTGCAGACCAGAAACACACTGGGAACTCTATTTTTAGCTCTTGCCCCAGTGGTATTGATAGTGTTCCTGCACCCCCCAGCAAGCCACTCCCCATACCCCATCCACGACGCCCTCGGAGGGCGCTTCTTAGGCAGAATGTTGTGGAAATTGCACCTTTGGACACTCAAGCAGATACACCTACAGAGACTCCTGAACACGTTCAGACAGACACATTACTAGAAAATCCCCAAAACACTTCAAAAAGCTGTCACACCTACACGGACACACCTCTAAATTTATGTTCCCCTAAAGATAATGCGGAAAACACGGACACTGAATCCTCAACCAACACTGATTCTTTGCACAATGTAGACTCTTTTCACAGTGCACATACTGAAGACATGCGTCCTGATCTAGACTCCACCCATTATTCAGTTCCAACAAATGGTGTAACTTTAGCTTCCATGAGCACAGCTGCGGAGGAGGGGTCGCAACCTCCAGCTCCACCACTTCGACAGAAATCCCTTTCACAAATGGTTGATTCCTCATGCAAGGCCTCAACATCAGTAGACAACCTGCTTTTGCATTGCCACCAAGATCTTAAAGAGGTCGAGTGTAAAGATGAGGAGGtccaagatgatgatgatgatgatgatgaagattgtgCATATGGAGATTTTGCTCGATACCCAATAACTCAGAGTCTTCCTAAACAGATTAAGCTCAGCTGTGGATCACAAGTGGAAGCTATAACCAAGACGTCTCTGGGCGGGGAGGAAAAGTCACCGAAAGTCATGCCTAAAAAGCCCCAACGAAACAGTCTTCCCGCATCCGCCATGTTGCGAAAGCAAAATACGCCTCCGCTAACGCACACTCCTCCTCCACTTCCTAACTCCAGTCCTCCCATATTTAGAGAACTTCCGGCACCTCCTCAGGAGAAACCTTCATGGCGTGTCGCTCTTCCTAACATCCCTCTCTTCAGTAGAAACCAGTCGGCTCGCAGTAACAGCCAACCACAGGCTGGAGGTCTGGGATCTGTTTTTGTTAAACAGAGGGCAAAGTCGTTTTCCTCTGCAGATCTTCAGAGAGTGGATTCAGGATCCGAATCTTCTGAGCAGTTGGTGCGCTCCGATCAAACGCGCCGTAGCTTGCGGAAACTTCTAGAGCTGCGTGTGTGTGCACGGTTGCTTCCGAAGTTGCTTCGCAGTGGACAATCGCTGGATTGCACTCGTACTGATGCTGAATACGAGGAGCATGAAGCCACGCCCACTAATCAGGTTGGTCCTGGCGATGATGAAGAAGCTCAAGATGACAGTGAGGCAGACTGCGGAGTGGAATACGAGAATGTCCCATTATATGAGGAGATTCCGGAGTACATGAACCTGCCCTGGGTTTATTCAAGCCAGGATGTGGACACAGGCGTGTATGAAATTCAGGAACCATGTGAGGCGAACAG ATGTTCTGTGAGTGGTGATCTGTCAGAGGATGAAATGAGCTCCAATGAGGAAGATGGCAACAGTTCGGACTCCAGCAAAGAAGACTTGAGCCAATCAATAGACAAAGAG GAGGTAGAGAGGGCAAAGAGGAACAAGGTGGTCCACATCGCAACAGAGATCAAGAGCTCAGAGAAAGT GTTTGTGGACGTTCTGAAGTTACTTCACATC GATTTCCGGGATGCAGTTGCTAAAGCAACTCGTGCGAGCGGGAAGCCGCCGGTTGAGGAGAAAGTGTTGAATCAGATATTATACTATCTGCCCCAACTCTACGAACTCAATAAAGACCTACTGAAAGAGCTGGAGGAGAGAGTGGCCCACTG GTCTGATCATCAGAGATTGGCTGATATCTTTGTTCAGAAAGGTCCGTATCTGAAGATGTACTCTACCTACATACGAGAGTTTGACCGTAATGTGGCTCTGCTGGATGAACAATGTCGCAAAAATCCGCCTTTTGCTAGCGTTGTGCGTCAGTTTGAG atGAGTCCACGCTGTGCTAATCTTGCTTTGAAGCATTACCTGCTGAAACCGGTGCAGCGGATACCTCAATACCAGCTCCTgctcacag ATTATTTGAAGAACCTTCCTGAGGATTCATCTGACTATAAAGACACACAAA ctgctctcagtgtggtgAAAGAAGTGGCGAACCACGCGAACGACATCATGAAGCAAGGG GATAACTTTCAGAAGCTGATGCAGGTTCAGTACAGTCTGAACGGTCACCATGAAATCGTCCAGCCTGGCAGG GTTTTCTTAAAGGAGGGCACTCTGATGAAACTCTCCAGGAAAGTTATGCAGCCCAGAATGTTCTTCCTG TTCAATGATATTCTGCTGTACACAACACCAGTTCAGTCTGGCCAGTATAAAGTCAACAGCATGCTCTCTCTGGCTGGCATGAAG GTGAGCAAACCAAGTCAGGAGGCCTATCAGAATGAGTTAAACATAGAGAGTGTGGAACGCTCCTTCATACTGTCTGCCAA TTCAGCCACAGAAAGAGACGAATGGCTGGAAGCCATCGCTAAAGCAATAGATGACTACACCAGAAAGaagatttctttcttttccagTCGAAGCCAAGAG TAA
- the LOC127956474 gene encoding FYVE, RhoGEF and PH domain-containing protein 6 isoform X2 translates to MKKPPVAPKPKLVQSQKPSPPPIAPKPEILLPSPSPTAHNRGKPAVAPKPCLPKAPQKPLQPRQDPCKTQHPPVSKNGGPALLSSHLSHYIIPPSTQSHQLGNSKSDDSKEVCGTAEVGVFKEGDIPKEQLFYNDTLEHASRSEREQMHAPTDSSHASTEAQEEPNSATLEKDQAGTQKQTSVPILKNSPTESLQEWSADQKHTGNSIFSSCPSGIDSVPAPPSKPLPIPHPRRPRRALLRQNVVEIAPLDTQADTPTETPEHVQTDTLLENPQNTSKSCHTYTDTPLNLCSPKDNAENTDTESSTNTDSLHNVDSFHSAHTEDMRPDLDSTHYSVPTNGVTLASMSTAAEEGSQPPAPPLRQKSLSQMVDSSCKASTSVDNLLLHCHQDLKEVECKDEEVQDDDDDDDEDCAYGDFARYPITQSLPKQIKLSCGSQVEAITKTSLGGEEKSPKVMPKKPQRNSLPASAMLRKQNTPPLTHTPPPLPNSSPPIFRELPAPPQEKPSWRVALPNIPLFSRNQSARSNSQPQAGGLGSVFVKQRAKSFSSADLQRVDSGSESSEQLVRSDQTRRSLRKLLELRVCARLLPKLLRSGQSLDCTRTDAEYEEHEATPTNQVGPGDDEEAQDDSEADCGVEYENVPLYEEIPEYMNLPWVYSSQDVDTGVYEIQEPCEANRCSVSGDLSEDEMSSNEEDGNSSDSSKEDLSQSIDKEEVERAKRNKVVHIATEIKSSEKVFVDVLKLLHIDFRDAVAKATRASGKPPVEEKVLNQILYYLPQLYELNKDLLKELEERVAHWSDHQRLADIFVQKGPYLKMYSTYIREFDRNVALLDEQCRKNPPFASVVRQFEMSPRCANLALKHYLLKPVQRIPQYQLLLTDYLKNLPEDSSDYKDTQTALSVVKEVANHANDIMKQGDNFQKLMQVQYSLNGHHEIVQPGRVFLKEGTLMKLSRKVMQPRMFFLFNDILLYTTPVQSGQYKVNSMLSLAGMKVSKPSQEAYQNELNIESVERSFILSANSATERDEWLEAIAKAIDDYTRKKISFFSSRSQESEGISDDGLPLGSKAPIWIPDLRTTMCMICTCEFTLTWRRHHCRACGKVVCQACSSNKYYLEYLKNQLARVCDHCYIKLQHKGEQSNVTVSPSGRSSTFAFSRKQKKIPSALKEVSANTENSSMSGYLQRSKGQKKPWKRLWFVIKNKVLYTYAASEDVAALESQPLLGFFLREEKTGPAQKMQFKLYHKNTLYYIFRAEDIPTAQRWIEAFQEAMIL, encoded by the exons ATGAAGAAACCACCAGTTGCCCCCAAACCCAAGCTGGTTCAGTCACAGAAACCCTCACCTCCCCCCATCGCCCCAAAACCAGAGATCCTGCTGCCTTCACCCTCACCCACCGCACACAACAGAGGAAAACCTGCTGTCGCCCCCAAACCATGTTTGCCCAAAGCCCCTCAGAAACCTCTCCAGCCAAGACAAGATCCCTGCAAAACCCAACATCCCCCTGTCTCCAAAAATGGAGGTCCTGCTCTACTATCCTCACACCTGTCACATTACATTATACCACCCAGTACTCAAAGTCATCAGCTAGGTAACAGCAAATCAGATGATTCTAAGGAAGTATGTGGAACAGCAGAGGTAGGTGTTTTCAAAGAGGGGGACATTCCAAAAGAACAGTTGTTTTACAATGACACACTGGAACATGCTTCCCGATCTGAACGGGAACAAATGCATGCTCCAACAGACTCATCCCACGCTTCAACAGAGGCACAGGAAGAACCAAACTCTGCCACACTAGAAAAGGACCAGGCAggtacacaaaaacaaacatctgtgCCGATCCTAAAAAACAGTCCTACGGAAAGTCTGCAGGAATGGTCTGCAGACCAGAAACACACTGGGAACTCTATTTTTAGCTCTTGCCCCAGTGGTATTGATAGTGTTCCTGCACCCCCCAGCAAGCCACTCCCCATACCCCATCCACGACGCCCTCGGAGGGCGCTTCTTAGGCAGAATGTTGTGGAAATTGCACCTTTGGACACTCAAGCAGATACACCTACAGAGACTCCTGAACACGTTCAGACAGACACATTACTAGAAAATCCCCAAAACACTTCAAAAAGCTGTCACACCTACACGGACACACCTCTAAATTTATGTTCCCCTAAAGATAATGCGGAAAACACGGACACTGAATCCTCAACCAACACTGATTCTTTGCACAATGTAGACTCTTTTCACAGTGCACATACTGAAGACATGCGTCCTGATCTAGACTCCACCCATTATTCAGTTCCAACAAATGGTGTAACTTTAGCTTCCATGAGCACAGCTGCGGAGGAGGGGTCGCAACCTCCAGCTCCACCACTTCGACAGAAATCCCTTTCACAAATGGTTGATTCCTCATGCAAGGCCTCAACATCAGTAGACAACCTGCTTTTGCATTGCCACCAAGATCTTAAAGAGGTCGAGTGTAAAGATGAGGAGGtccaagatgatgatgatgatgatgatgaagattgtgCATATGGAGATTTTGCTCGATACCCAATAACTCAGAGTCTTCCTAAACAGATTAAGCTCAGCTGTGGATCACAAGTGGAAGCTATAACCAAGACGTCTCTGGGCGGGGAGGAAAAGTCACCGAAAGTCATGCCTAAAAAGCCCCAACGAAACAGTCTTCCCGCATCCGCCATGTTGCGAAAGCAAAATACGCCTCCGCTAACGCACACTCCTCCTCCACTTCCTAACTCCAGTCCTCCCATATTTAGAGAACTTCCGGCACCTCCTCAGGAGAAACCTTCATGGCGTGTCGCTCTTCCTAACATCCCTCTCTTCAGTAGAAACCAGTCGGCTCGCAGTAACAGCCAACCACAGGCTGGAGGTCTGGGATCTGTTTTTGTTAAACAGAGGGCAAAGTCGTTTTCCTCTGCAGATCTTCAGAGAGTGGATTCAGGATCCGAATCTTCTGAGCAGTTGGTGCGCTCCGATCAAACGCGCCGTAGCTTGCGGAAACTTCTAGAGCTGCGTGTGTGTGCACGGTTGCTTCCGAAGTTGCTTCGCAGTGGACAATCGCTGGATTGCACTCGTACTGATGCTGAATACGAGGAGCATGAAGCCACGCCCACTAATCAGGTTGGTCCTGGCGATGATGAAGAAGCTCAAGATGACAGTGAGGCAGACTGCGGAGTGGAATACGAGAATGTCCCATTATATGAGGAGATTCCGGAGTACATGAACCTGCCCTGGGTTTATTCAAGCCAGGATGTGGACACAGGCGTGTATGAAATTCAGGAACCATGTGAGGCGAACAG ATGTTCTGTGAGTGGTGATCTGTCAGAGGATGAAATGAGCTCCAATGAGGAAGATGGCAACAGTTCGGACTCCAGCAAAGAAGACTTGAGCCAATCAATAGACAAAGAG GAGGTAGAGAGGGCAAAGAGGAACAAGGTGGTCCACATCGCAACAGAGATCAAGAGCTCAGAGAAAGT GTTTGTGGACGTTCTGAAGTTACTTCACATC GATTTCCGGGATGCAGTTGCTAAAGCAACTCGTGCGAGCGGGAAGCCGCCGGTTGAGGAGAAAGTGTTGAATCAGATATTATACTATCTGCCCCAACTCTACGAACTCAATAAAGACCTACTGAAAGAGCTGGAGGAGAGAGTGGCCCACTG GTCTGATCATCAGAGATTGGCTGATATCTTTGTTCAGAAAGGTCCGTATCTGAAGATGTACTCTACCTACATACGAGAGTTTGACCGTAATGTGGCTCTGCTGGATGAACAATGTCGCAAAAATCCGCCTTTTGCTAGCGTTGTGCGTCAGTTTGAG atGAGTCCACGCTGTGCTAATCTTGCTTTGAAGCATTACCTGCTGAAACCGGTGCAGCGGATACCTCAATACCAGCTCCTgctcacag ATTATTTGAAGAACCTTCCTGAGGATTCATCTGACTATAAAGACACACAAA ctgctctcagtgtggtgAAAGAAGTGGCGAACCACGCGAACGACATCATGAAGCAAGGG GATAACTTTCAGAAGCTGATGCAGGTTCAGTACAGTCTGAACGGTCACCATGAAATCGTCCAGCCTGGCAGG GTTTTCTTAAAGGAGGGCACTCTGATGAAACTCTCCAGGAAAGTTATGCAGCCCAGAATGTTCTTCCTG TTCAATGATATTCTGCTGTACACAACACCAGTTCAGTCTGGCCAGTATAAAGTCAACAGCATGCTCTCTCTGGCTGGCATGAAG GTGAGCAAACCAAGTCAGGAGGCCTATCAGAATGAGTTAAACATAGAGAGTGTGGAACGCTCCTTCATACTGTCTGCCAA TTCAGCCACAGAAAGAGACGAATGGCTGGAAGCCATCGCTAAAGCAATAGATGACTACACCAGAAAGaagatttctttcttttccagTCGAAGCCAAGAG TCGGAGGGAATCTCTGATGATGGTCTGCCGCTGGGCTCTAAAGCTCCTATCTGGATTCCAGATTTGAGAACGACCATGTGTATGATCTGCACGTGTGAGTTCACGCTCACCTGGAGACGCCATCACTGCCGTGCCTGCGGAAAG GTGGTGTGTCAGGCGTGTTCATCCAATAAATACTACCTGGAATACCTAAAGAATCAGCTGGCACGAGTGTGTGACCACTGCTATATCAAACTACAGCACAAGG GTGAGCAATCCAATGTGACCGTTTCCCCTAGTGGGAGGAGTTCAACTTTTGCTTTTTCTAGAAAACAGAAGAAGATTCCTTCTGCCCTCAAAGAG GTGTCTGCCAACACTGAGAATTCCTCCATGAGTGGATATCTGCAAAGATCCAAAGGCCAAAAGAAACCGTGGAAGAGGCTGTGGTTCGTCATTAAGAACAAAGTCCTCTACACTTACGCCGCTAGTGAA GATGTTGCGGCATTGGAGAGTCAGCCGCTGCTGGGCTTTTTCCTCCGAGAGGAGAAGACCGGACCGGCTcaaaaaatgcagtttaaacTGTATCATAAAAACACACTTTACTACATCTTCAGAGCAGAGGACATCCCCACTGCTCAGAG ATGGATTGAAGCGTTTCAAGAGGCCATGATCCTTTGA